Proteins encoded by one window of Erysipelothrix rhusiopathiae:
- a CDS encoding alpha/beta hydrolase encodes MKHLKKLIIVAGILVVLLGFAGGYFFKLALIPGDKDFIDADVKAVWKPDQEWLKSVNKTSQELVSDSGLKLKAWYVPAKTETKDTILVAHGYSNNKDRVGHYIRLFHEMGFNVLAPDARSHGESEGNLIGFGWPERFDIEAWVQKIINQNGEDSRIALFGLSMGASTVMMASGLDLPDNVMAVIEDCGYTSVADQLSYKLKDMYNLPAFPMIPITSMITQVKAGFNFYEASAVESLKRSTLPTLFIHGDADDFVPYEMLDTLYQAHPGPKEKIVIKGANHAESYEKDPVYYKKSIESFLTRYLTQTPNNS; translated from the coding sequence ATGAAACATTTAAAAAAATTAATAATCGTTGCGGGTATATTGGTGGTACTACTTGGTTTTGCGGGTGGGTACTTCTTTAAACTTGCATTGATCCCGGGGGATAAAGATTTTATAGACGCTGATGTGAAAGCTGTATGGAAGCCCGATCAAGAATGGTTAAAATCGGTGAATAAAACGTCTCAAGAACTTGTCAGTGATTCCGGATTGAAACTTAAAGCGTGGTATGTTCCTGCGAAAACAGAAACGAAAGATACAATATTAGTTGCACACGGTTATAGCAATAACAAAGACCGTGTGGGTCATTATATCCGACTGTTCCATGAGATGGGATTTAATGTGCTCGCACCAGATGCACGATCACATGGTGAAAGTGAGGGAAACCTTATTGGATTTGGTTGGCCAGAGCGATTTGATATTGAAGCTTGGGTCCAAAAAATCATAAATCAAAATGGTGAAGATTCTCGAATTGCATTATTTGGTCTTAGTATGGGAGCATCAACGGTAATGATGGCAAGTGGTCTTGATCTCCCAGACAATGTCATGGCTGTGATTGAAGATTGCGGTTATACCAGTGTTGCAGATCAACTGTCTTATAAACTCAAAGATATGTATAATCTACCCGCCTTTCCAATGATTCCAATTACAAGTATGATTACGCAAGTCAAAGCAGGCTTTAATTTCTATGAAGCATCTGCAGTCGAGTCTTTAAAACGAAGCACGTTGCCTACGTTATTCATTCATGGGGATGCAGATGACTTTGTACCTTATGAGATGTTGGATACCTTATACCAAGCACATCCTGGTCCCAAAGAAAAGATCGTAATAAAAGGTGCAAATCATGCAGAGAGTTATGAAAAAGATCCTGTATATTACAAAAAATCCATTGAGTCATTTCTGACTCGTTATTTAACTCAAACACCAAATAATTCTTAA
- a CDS encoding ABC transporter ATP-binding protein, producing MIHKLKRAWRESNRFNRYVVLLCSFVLIGAMELMASQYFGALTQSILLRDFTQTQASLIGFGCLTLLAVLMTYQAQKYQTQVIETMRSQFKTKTVDCILESDYRVSSQLEQGDLIGRLENDVSSIVSATNLSVTLSKAVVLLIILSFGILRIDVRLLILYFIPLPLAFIIQRYASQKSSDFILPWKTAMGKTNALTQDVMNNRTTIRTFGLYDTVASWVEKALVDSRDKGIYGIRSLYLLQFPFSVFAMLPNFLIGIGGTYLIAHGELELGQLVSAFLLVQLISNEFNVIANMVQNIPQLLVSTERIYPMWDAAKETFGNAVGSEESDPVIAFKDVSFGYPNTDTLVLKGFNLEIYNQEHVGVVGTSGSGKSTLMKLLLGLYTPQSGAVYYKGISIQDWDKQALRNDLAVVFQNSELMNQSIRQNLQYGNQMVSDKQLHEVLDHVHLSDFVDQNGLDFIVGEKGNRLSGGQRQRLSIARALLKESDVLLFDEATSALDVETEQLIQHVMDTTERTQLIIAHRLATLRNCDRNIVMDQGAVVASGTHHELMAQDGIYASLIAIQNGGDHHDKRI from the coding sequence ATGATCCATAAATTAAAACGCGCATGGCGCGAAAGCAATCGTTTCAATCGATATGTGGTACTCCTATGTAGTTTCGTATTAATTGGTGCCATGGAATTAATGGCATCGCAATATTTTGGAGCACTAACCCAATCGATATTACTGCGTGATTTTACCCAAACTCAAGCCAGTCTAATAGGGTTTGGTTGTCTTACCCTTCTTGCGGTATTGATGACCTATCAGGCCCAAAAATACCAAACTCAAGTGATTGAAACAATGCGCAGTCAATTTAAAACAAAAACAGTTGATTGCATTTTGGAAAGTGATTATCGTGTCAGTTCACAACTGGAACAAGGTGATCTCATTGGACGGCTTGAAAATGATGTTTCAAGCATTGTTTCCGCAACAAATTTAAGTGTCACCTTATCTAAAGCGGTTGTACTTTTAATAATCTTATCCTTTGGGATTCTTCGTATTGATGTGCGTTTATTAATCTTGTATTTTATTCCCCTTCCATTGGCTTTTATCATTCAACGTTATGCTTCACAAAAATCCAGTGATTTCATCCTTCCATGGAAAACGGCTATGGGTAAAACCAATGCCCTCACGCAAGATGTGATGAATAACCGAACGACCATAAGAACCTTTGGTTTGTATGATACGGTTGCTTCATGGGTCGAGAAAGCACTGGTGGATTCACGGGATAAGGGAATCTATGGAATCCGTTCCCTCTACTTACTGCAATTTCCATTTTCAGTCTTTGCCATGCTTCCCAATTTCCTCATTGGTATTGGTGGAACCTATCTTATCGCACACGGTGAGCTAGAATTGGGTCAACTTGTCAGTGCCTTTCTTTTAGTTCAACTGATTTCAAATGAATTTAATGTTATTGCGAATATGGTTCAAAACATTCCGCAATTATTGGTTTCAACCGAACGAATTTATCCAATGTGGGATGCTGCGAAAGAAACATTCGGGAATGCGGTGGGATCAGAGGAAAGCGATCCTGTTATTGCTTTTAAAGATGTATCTTTTGGATATCCAAATACGGATACTCTCGTATTAAAGGGCTTCAATCTTGAGATTTATAATCAGGAACACGTCGGTGTTGTGGGAACCAGTGGTTCAGGGAAATCAACGCTGATGAAGCTCCTGTTAGGACTGTATACGCCTCAATCCGGAGCGGTTTATTATAAAGGGATTTCGATTCAAGATTGGGATAAACAAGCCTTACGTAATGACTTGGCGGTTGTATTTCAAAATAGTGAATTGATGAATCAAAGCATTCGTCAAAATCTTCAGTATGGCAATCAGATGGTATCGGATAAGCAACTTCATGAGGTGCTGGATCACGTTCATCTCTCAGACTTTGTGGATCAAAACGGCTTGGACTTTATCGTTGGCGAAAAGGGGAATCGTTTGTCCGGGGGACAACGTCAGCGCTTGTCGATTGCACGAGCGCTGCTTAAAGAGAGTGATGTCTTGTTGTTTGATGAAGCAACTTCAGCTTTAGATGTGGAAACAGAACAGCTCATCCAGCATGTTATGGATACGACAGAACGTACGCAACTGATTATTGCGCATCGTCTTGCAACCTTACGCAATTGTGATCGCAATATTGTGATGGATCAAGGGGCGGTTGTTGCGAGTGGAACGCATCATGAACTGATGGCTCAAGACGGGATCTATGCAAGTTTAATCGCAATTCAAAATGGAGGTGATCATCATGACAAACGTATTTAA
- a CDS encoding ArsR/SmtB family transcription factor: MKFEKKLNYEFEAYVMFRRFLTQEAPYAEDAHAIHDRIDSIYKGCEASMLQVQKNYPHATEILELLGNEKAQLYYIPFKCFLEIQTRNQNEIKALLVETIEDILKAFFSEGSTRHEGIFQVINHASLSYSEKWALVSMVESVDVLYHEFKGIVTDLSKPLKQMLSVFDQEIEVLNQEWTARLESNTYIEYLRDTFGIVWDNHEGIIYPSVMANNSFVDVTYLGITMTEAFLNRNQLSDKNACKMMKSMGDPSKFAILKALNHGQKYGKELATLLGLTPATISYHIQELLNDGLIQCEPSSNKRVYYNIAKDRVRELLVFVEHELEL, from the coding sequence ATGAAATTTGAGAAAAAACTAAATTATGAATTTGAAGCTTATGTAATGTTTCGACGTTTTTTGACCCAAGAGGCCCCTTATGCAGAGGATGCTCATGCAATTCATGATCGCATTGATTCAATTTATAAAGGGTGTGAAGCATCGATGCTTCAAGTTCAAAAAAATTACCCCCATGCAACTGAAATTCTTGAATTACTTGGCAATGAAAAAGCACAACTGTACTATATTCCCTTTAAATGTTTTCTTGAAATCCAAACACGTAATCAAAACGAGATTAAGGCATTATTGGTTGAAACCATTGAAGATATTTTAAAAGCATTTTTTAGTGAAGGATCCACGCGTCATGAAGGGATTTTCCAGGTAATCAATCATGCATCGTTAAGTTATTCTGAAAAGTGGGCATTAGTAAGTATGGTCGAGTCCGTTGACGTGCTGTATCACGAGTTTAAAGGTATTGTGACAGACCTTTCAAAACCGCTGAAACAAATGTTATCGGTGTTTGATCAAGAAATTGAGGTCTTAAACCAAGAGTGGACCGCGCGTCTTGAGTCAAATACTTATATTGAATATCTTCGTGATACGTTTGGAATTGTTTGGGATAATCATGAGGGGATTATTTATCCAAGTGTGATGGCTAATAATTCATTTGTGGATGTAACGTATTTGGGAATTACGATGACAGAAGCATTTTTAAATCGAAATCAACTCAGCGATAAAAATGCATGTAAGATGATGAAAAGTATGGGTGATCCAAGTAAATTTGCGATTTTAAAAGCCTTGAATCATGGACAAAAATACGGAAAGGAACTCGCGACCCTGCTTGGTTTAACACCCGCAACCATTTCCTATCACATCCAAGAATTATTAAATGATGGGTTGATTCAATGTGAACCCAGCAGCAATAAACGGGTTTATTATAATATTGCGAAAGACAGGGTTCGAGAATTGTTGGTGTTTGTGGAACACGAACTGGAACTCTAA
- a CDS encoding ATP-binding cassette domain-containing protein, giving the protein MESIIKLEGISKQFNDIPILTEINLEMPSHEVIVISGPSGSGKSTLLNIIGLLDTPDEGTVTLFGKANPKPFSKEATALLRTKIGYLFQNFALVENKSVEYNLMLALENVKLKNKKEKVNEVLKKVGLDGFKNKIVYQCSGGEQQRIALARILLKPCELVLCDEPTGSLDERNRDKIIELLMMLKDEGKTVVIVTHDSYLMTLADTHLVLESNDGEPGFSITKKSGTISF; this is encoded by the coding sequence ATGGAATCAATTATAAAGTTAGAAGGGATTTCTAAACAGTTTAACGATATACCAATCTTAACTGAAATTAATCTAGAAATGCCATCTCATGAAGTTATTGTAATCTCAGGCCCATCGGGAAGTGGTAAAAGTACATTATTAAATATTATCGGACTCCTGGATACGCCAGACGAAGGCACAGTGACCTTGTTTGGAAAAGCAAATCCTAAACCGTTTTCTAAAGAAGCAACGGCATTATTACGCACAAAAATCGGTTATCTTTTTCAAAATTTTGCGCTCGTCGAGAACAAATCCGTCGAGTATAATTTAATGTTAGCTTTAGAGAACGTTAAGCTAAAGAACAAAAAAGAAAAGGTGAATGAGGTCCTAAAAAAAGTAGGTCTCGATGGATTTAAAAATAAAATTGTTTATCAATGTTCCGGGGGAGAACAACAGCGTATCGCACTTGCACGAATCCTTTTAAAACCTTGTGAACTTGTCTTGTGTGACGAGCCGACAGGGAGTTTAGATGAGCGAAACAGAGATAAAATCATAGAATTATTGATGATGTTGAAGGATGAAGGGAAGACAGTGGTGATTGTTACTCATGATTCCTATCTTATGACACTGGCAGATACACACTTAGTCTTAGAAAGTAATGATGGTGAACCAGGTTTTTCAATCACTAAAAAATCCGGGACGATATCATTTTGA
- a CDS encoding pseudouridine synthase, with product MRLDKFLAHNGFGTRKDVKILVKKGMVTVNHDVVRDAGMVLNLEKDEVFVKGESVSYQKDIYFMMNKPAGYICEHNPEMYPSVLELIESYHRDLVFVGRLDADTEGLLLITNDGQFSHRVAHSKSNVHKQYYVELDKPFDLRFCEELEKGMMLGDELLKPAQVEVVGERAIHLTIGEGKYHQVKRMMHACDNEVTYLKRIKIGALELDSSLQPGAYRDLSEEEINLFIK from the coding sequence ATGCGATTGGATAAATTTTTAGCTCATAATGGATTTGGAACACGAAAAGATGTAAAAATTCTTGTGAAAAAGGGTATGGTTACGGTAAATCACGATGTGGTACGGGATGCAGGTATGGTTTTAAACCTTGAAAAGGATGAAGTCTTTGTTAAAGGGGAAAGTGTATCGTACCAGAAGGATATTTACTTTATGATGAACAAGCCAGCTGGATATATTTGTGAACATAATCCTGAAATGTATCCCTCTGTTTTAGAACTGATAGAATCGTATCATCGTGATTTGGTTTTTGTCGGTCGCTTGGATGCGGATACGGAAGGGTTACTCTTAATTACAAACGATGGCCAGTTTTCACATCGTGTTGCGCACAGTAAAAGTAATGTTCATAAACAATATTATGTTGAACTAGATAAACCATTTGACCTGCGCTTTTGTGAAGAATTAGAAAAAGGGATGATGTTAGGGGATGAACTTTTGAAACCTGCTCAAGTTGAAGTTGTAGGGGAACGCGCCATCCACTTAACAATCGGTGAAGGGAAATACCATCAAGTGAAACGCATGATGCATGCCTGCGATAATGAAGTTACGTATTTAAAACGCATTAAGATTGGTGCATTGGAACTGGATTCAAGCTTACAACCCGGTGCGTACCGAGATTTATCAGAGGAAGAAATCAACTTGTTTATCAAATAA
- a CDS encoding SIS domain-containing protein, translating to MLKFDKEKQLASFKGGLALRPEIEKVADAIHDKGYNGIYFVGIGGTYASALQVAHHVKEMSSLPIYVEHAAEYLVTGNKNITKDSIIVYSSVTGTTQEVVAAVKVLKEVGCTIVAFVDEPNSILAELGDYTISFGLNEQLKFFMFMDRLMQRKGDFDDYEAMYQEFDQYLPEALVDVEIKADAFGEAYAKRHHDDAMHYFVGAGNQWGATYSYAMCYWEEQHWLPTKSITAPEFFHGMFEIVERDTPVTIFVGEDTSRPLSTRVVDFIPRICANYEVIDSKDYELKGISEKYRGHICHLVMMAVNRRIDAHIEKINCHPTEIRRYYRQLDY from the coding sequence ATGTTAAAATTTGATAAAGAAAAGCAATTAGCGAGTTTTAAAGGGGGATTAGCCCTTCGACCTGAAATTGAAAAGGTTGCCGATGCAATTCATGATAAAGGTTATAACGGTATCTATTTTGTAGGGATTGGAGGAACTTATGCTTCTGCACTCCAAGTTGCTCATCACGTAAAAGAGATGAGTTCACTGCCAATTTATGTGGAACATGCTGCGGAATACTTAGTAACCGGGAATAAGAACATTACTAAAGATTCAATTATCGTTTATTCTTCTGTAACTGGGACAACACAAGAGGTTGTGGCAGCGGTTAAGGTTTTAAAAGAAGTTGGGTGTACGATTGTCGCATTCGTCGATGAACCTAATTCAATCCTTGCGGAATTGGGTGATTACACCATCTCTTTCGGTCTGAATGAACAACTTAAGTTCTTTATGTTTATGGATCGTTTAATGCAACGTAAGGGTGATTTTGATGATTATGAAGCAATGTATCAAGAATTTGATCAATACTTACCTGAAGCACTTGTTGATGTGGAAATCAAAGCCGATGCATTTGGGGAAGCTTATGCGAAACGTCATCACGATGATGCCATGCATTACTTTGTAGGTGCAGGGAATCAATGGGGTGCAACGTACTCCTATGCAATGTGTTATTGGGAAGAACAACATTGGCTTCCTACAAAATCAATTACAGCACCTGAATTCTTCCATGGTATGTTTGAGATTGTCGAACGAGACACCCCTGTAACGATCTTCGTAGGAGAAGATACATCTCGTCCATTATCAACACGTGTTGTCGATTTTATTCCGCGTATATGCGCAAACTATGAAGTCATTGATAGTAAAGATTATGAACTGAAAGGGATCAGTGAAAAATATCGCGGTCACATTTGTCATCTTGTAATGATGGCGGTTAACCGTCGTATTGATGCTCATATTGAGAAAATAAACTGTCATCCTACAGAAATTCGTCGTTATTACCGACAATTGGATTATTAA
- a CDS encoding ATP-binding cassette domain-containing protein translates to MIQFNAVSKKFKDLLLFEDVNINIREGKKTAIVGPNGSGKSVLLKLIVGYSAPTLGSIVIDGKKLQQDIDFVPNGGVSINAPEFIGSLTGLENLREIARIRRCVKEADIILLAKKVNFEAELSKKYKTYSLGMKQKMRLIQALMERPDYLILDEPFDGLDRLSKKIVIEMLDEYVEETGCTLVFTNHGEEVFEIADVVYEIDDKKLRLIKGESEC, encoded by the coding sequence ATGATTCAATTTAATGCCGTTTCTAAAAAGTTTAAAGACCTACTTCTTTTTGAAGATGTCAATATTAATATAAGAGAAGGAAAAAAGACCGCAATCGTAGGTCCAAACGGTAGTGGTAAGAGTGTGTTATTGAAACTCATCGTCGGCTACTCTGCCCCAACATTAGGGAGTATTGTGATTGATGGGAAGAAATTGCAGCAGGATATCGATTTTGTACCCAATGGCGGTGTAAGTATTAATGCGCCAGAGTTTATTGGTTCATTAACAGGACTTGAAAACCTTCGTGAAATTGCACGCATTCGAAGATGTGTGAAAGAAGCGGATATTATCCTTCTCGCTAAAAAGGTTAATTTTGAAGCGGAGTTATCTAAGAAATATAAAACGTATTCCTTAGGAATGAAACAAAAAATGAGATTGATTCAAGCTTTAATGGAACGTCCTGATTACTTAATCCTTGATGAACCCTTTGATGGACTGGATCGATTAAGTAAAAAAATTGTGATAGAAATGTTGGATGAATATGTTGAAGAAACAGGATGTACCCTTGTTTTTACCAATCATGGGGAAGAAGTTTTTGAAATTGCCGATGTTGTATATGAAATTGATGATAAAAAACTAAGACTCATCAAAGGGGAATCGGAATGTTAA
- a CDS encoding ABC transporter ATP-binding protein, which translates to MIILLNRLEVRNLNKAYGATKAVNNLSFDMENGIYGLVGHNGAGKSTLIKILATLMKADSGTVSFNGELIKDYTVFRSLLGYMPQNQSLPAQMTVEHFLFYIASLKAIPNDLARLRIEDLLTRFNLETKKHHKLSSLSGGMKQRVLLAQAMLNDPAVLILDEPTAGLDPVERSNLRNVIMELSGDKIVLIATHIISDIEYIADKIMLLQKGNIIEFDTPDRLILKMRVFESTLSFEAYKRFAQEHKIINSIRIGDQVRIRHFSDDIEGVKVNPTIEDLYLYALS; encoded by the coding sequence GTGATTATCTTGTTAAATAGGTTGGAAGTAAGGAATTTAAATAAGGCTTATGGCGCTACGAAAGCTGTGAATAATCTTAGCTTTGATATGGAGAACGGGATTTATGGGCTTGTTGGGCATAATGGTGCAGGGAAGAGCACTTTAATTAAAATACTTGCAACCTTGATGAAAGCAGATTCGGGAACAGTATCTTTTAATGGAGAATTGATAAAAGATTACACCGTATTTCGAAGTCTTTTGGGTTATATGCCTCAAAATCAATCGTTACCTGCACAGATGACTGTCGAGCATTTTCTCTTCTATATCGCATCCCTAAAGGCGATTCCAAATGATTTAGCGAGATTGCGGATTGAAGATCTTTTGACGCGTTTTAATTTGGAAACAAAGAAACATCATAAATTAAGTTCTCTTTCCGGTGGGATGAAACAACGGGTCTTGCTTGCGCAAGCGATGTTGAATGATCCCGCAGTTTTAATCTTGGATGAACCAACCGCAGGTCTTGATCCTGTTGAACGGAGCAATCTAAGAAATGTAATCATGGAACTTTCTGGTGATAAAATTGTTTTGATTGCAACGCATATTATATCCGATATCGAATATATAGCCGATAAAATAATGCTTCTTCAAAAAGGAAATATCATTGAATTTGATACACCGGATAGACTTATTTTAAAGATGCGTGTCTTTGAATCCACACTATCTTTTGAGGCGTATAAACGTTTCGCTCAAGAACATAAAATTATCAATAGCATTCGCATTGGGGACCAGGTAAGAATTCGCCATTTTAGTGATGACATTGAAGGGGTAAAGGTTAATCCGACAATCGAGGATCTTTACCTGTACGCACTATCATGA
- a CDS encoding ABC transporter ATP-binding protein: protein MTNVFKTMRRISKIGSWAFVGAILGGCVASLANFGLNFTFGKMTQISIEQATAGTFDLQILLTITGLFLLMFPLLVMGQTGNLMGGLNAEKRLKEHMIHHILRQKEATIRASHTGDMMTLLTSDADVINNYYFQGFNYMFIHPTVGGLAALITTFFVDVRFGVIAVVLGIVSVWVATRYADAIQTDYVSARNFQNKATNHVSDIIANETMVRLYNAQNTVVDDYRELNQAHAKALINAEVKKHRVTMWNDGFGALGKILFVGIGFYLALTTDFEFAKVMLLLPLQASIGYMFGNFGVAWNYILEVQTSADRILTMLDMECEEGRIDRQDLSLGKGHDLITFDQVQFGYQPDHTILKSVDFTISPQSKVAFVGESGSGKSTIFQLLLGFYKPDHGRILLDGKDVQDYSLQSVRNQICYVQQESPLFNTTIRENIRLGSKGIVSDAMIEAAAHKAAIHDFIVSLPQGYDTHVGEQGGMLSGGQRQRIAIARALISEAPILIMNEPTSALDSESEQLIQKAIANIQNEKTILIAAHRLSTIRDADKIIVLNQGVIVEMGTHDSLLTEHGVYERFVQSQHI from the coding sequence ATGACAAACGTATTTAAAACCATGCGACGAATATCCAAAATTGGTTCGTGGGCTTTTGTTGGCGCAATTCTAGGCGGTTGTGTTGCCAGTCTCGCAAATTTCGGTCTTAACTTTACGTTTGGAAAGATGACGCAGATTTCCATCGAACAAGCTACAGCAGGAACTTTTGATTTACAAATCCTCCTCACAATAACCGGTCTATTTCTCCTTATGTTTCCACTTCTTGTAATGGGACAAACGGGAAATCTCATGGGGGGATTAAACGCAGAGAAACGTCTCAAAGAACACATGATTCATCATATCTTACGTCAAAAAGAAGCAACAATTCGTGCTTCACATACCGGCGATATGATGACCTTATTAACCAGTGATGCGGATGTCATTAATAATTATTATTTCCAAGGATTTAATTACATGTTTATTCATCCTACAGTGGGTGGTCTTGCAGCCTTAATCACAACATTCTTTGTGGATGTGCGATTTGGGGTGATTGCGGTTGTGTTGGGAATTGTGAGTGTATGGGTGGCAACACGGTATGCAGACGCAATTCAAACTGATTACGTATCAGCACGAAACTTCCAAAACAAAGCAACCAATCACGTATCCGATATTATCGCAAATGAAACAATGGTGCGTTTGTATAATGCACAGAATACGGTGGTGGATGATTATCGTGAATTAAACCAAGCGCATGCAAAGGCCCTCATAAATGCGGAAGTTAAAAAGCATCGAGTTACTATGTGGAATGATGGTTTTGGGGCTTTGGGTAAAATATTGTTTGTGGGAATTGGCTTTTACTTAGCATTGACCACTGATTTTGAATTTGCGAAGGTAATGTTGTTGTTACCATTACAGGCATCTATTGGATATATGTTTGGAAACTTTGGTGTTGCTTGGAACTATATTTTGGAAGTTCAAACATCTGCGGATCGTATCTTAACGATGTTGGACATGGAATGTGAAGAGGGTCGTATTGATAGACAAGACCTAAGTCTTGGGAAAGGTCATGATTTAATTACCTTTGATCAGGTTCAATTTGGATATCAACCAGATCATACCATTTTAAAGTCTGTTGATTTTACGATCAGTCCACAATCTAAGGTGGCGTTTGTGGGAGAATCGGGAAGTGGGAAGTCAACCATTTTTCAATTACTTCTTGGCTTTTATAAACCCGATCATGGGCGGATTTTGTTGGATGGAAAGGATGTGCAAGATTATTCACTGCAAAGTGTCCGAAATCAAATTTGTTATGTCCAACAAGAATCCCCCTTGTTCAACACCACCATCCGTGAAAACATTCGTCTAGGCAGTAAAGGCATTGTCAGTGATGCGATGATTGAGGCAGCCGCACACAAAGCCGCAATCCATGATTTTATTGTGTCGCTTCCCCAAGGGTATGATACACATGTGGGCGAACAAGGTGGAATGCTTTCAGGGGGACAACGTCAACGCATCGCGATTGCTCGTGCACTAATAAGTGAAGCACCCATTCTCATAATGAATGAACCAACATCCGCATTGGACAGTGAGTCAGAACAACTGATTCAAAAAGCCATCGCAAACATCCAAAACGAAAAAACAATTCTTATTGCGGCACATCGATTGAGCACCATTCGAGATGCTGATAAAATTATTGTATTAAATCAGGGTGTGATTGTGGAAATGGGAACCCATGATTCGCTGTTAACAGAGCACGGTGTCTATGAACGCTTTGTGCAGTCCCAACATATTTAA
- a CDS encoding ATP-binding cassette domain-containing protein, whose amino-acid sequence MLILENIKKSYKDLTVLENLNLELNDHSIIYIKGKNGCGKSTLLKIISGILKADGGSIKTNYKNIGALIENPSFIEDQTLIKNLKFLFNIKSNFNYEYVKELADAFDLEIDSKIKMKNYSVGMRQKVGIIQAIMEDQDLILLDEPTRGLDDESILTFTNIISNMKAKTIIICSHDEIEDINFDKKFELVNGKLEKI is encoded by the coding sequence ATGTTAATATTAGAAAATATAAAAAAAAGCTATAAGGATTTAACTGTTTTAGAAAATCTAAATTTAGAACTAAACGATCATTCAATCATTTATATAAAAGGTAAAAACGGATGCGGTAAATCAACTTTACTAAAAATTATATCTGGAATACTAAAAGCGGATGGTGGCAGTATAAAAACAAATTATAAAAATATAGGGGCTCTTATTGAAAATCCCTCTTTTATAGAAGACCAAACATTAATAAAAAACCTCAAATTTTTATTTAATATAAAATCAAATTTTAATTATGAATATGTAAAAGAATTAGCAGACGCTTTTGATTTAGAGATCGATAGTAAAATCAAAATGAAAAATTATAGTGTTGGGATGAGACAGAAAGTGGGTATAATTCAGGCAATCATGGAAGATCAAGATCTTATTCTGCTTGACGAGCCAACACGCGGTCTCGATGATGAATCTATCTTAACTTTCACAAATATAATCAGTAATATGAAGGCGAAAACTATAATAATTTGTTCACATGATGAAATAGAAGACATAAATTTTGATAAGAAATTCGAGCTCGTAAATGGTAAATTGGAAAAAATATAG